The genomic window CATCGACTTTTTATCAAACCCCAGCTTTTCAAGATCCAGCATAGCCTGCGACTTATCGAGAACTCTTAATGCCGCCTTCTCGCCCTTACTTGAGGGTATAACTGATATTCTGAAATCTACTTCGCGGTTATGAAGCCTGACCTTGAACCTTCCGTCCTGTGGAAGCCTGCGTTCCGCTATGTCAAGGTTTGACATAACCTTTATTCTGGATATTATGGCGTTGTGAAGAGCCTTTGGCGGACGCTTTGCCTCCTGAAGCACACCGTCCACCCTGTATCTTACACGCACTTCCTGCTCAAGAGGCTCTATTAAAATATCGCTCGCCCTGGCATTGACGCCTTCCGCGAGAATCAGGTTTGTGATCTTGACTACGGGCGCATCTTGCGTGATTCTAAAAAGATCCGTCGAATCCTGCGCCTCCTGGGCGGAGCGCTCCTCGATCATGCTTATATCAGCAGCGTCTTTCATATCGCCGACTATCTTCTCTATAGCCGTATAAGCGCTCTCTTCATAATACTGTCCTATCGCGTCCTTTATATCACCGTCGGCAGTTATAATAGGGCTTATATTGTATCCGGTAATGGCTTTTATGTCGTCTATCGCAAATATGTTCAATGGATCGACCATAGCCACGACCAGGGTATTGCCCATCTTTGATATAGGTATTATTTGATACCGTTTGGCGATCTTTTTCGGGATCAATTTTATAACATTGGGGTCTATCTTATATCTTGAAAGATTTATCGGTGGGATGCCAAGCTCGTGGCTCAATGCCACCATAAGTTCGCTTTTGGATATATGGCCGAGATCGACTAAGATATCGCTTAAAGATCCTCCTTTTTCACGCTGTATCTTCAGCGCTTTTTCGAGGTCAGCCTCTTTTATAAGCTTCTTCTCGAAGAATATCTTAAGGATCTTTTCTTTTAGCGAAAGTATCATTTCTGGGTTTTCCCATAATACTTGCTTATGGCGTTATTTATATCGGTCATTGTGCTTATGAAGATCTGAACCTTGCAGGCGGTTAGCATCTCGACGTCTTCCACCGCCTGTGTGTTCAGAGGGTTTGACATGGTTATGGTGAGAAGGTTCCCTATCCTGTCTATGGCTATAAGGTTATACTGCTTGCATACATTTTCCGGCACGAGCTTTATTATGTCATCGCTTATTTCATAACTTTGAAGCGGCAGGTACGGATATCCGTATTGTACCGTCAAGACTTGGGCTATCTCTTCTTCTTTGGCGTATCCAAGCATCACAAGGATCTGGCCTATCAGCCCGCCTTTTTCACTCTGTATCTTGATGGCTTTATCGAGTTGGGCCTCGTTTATTATGCCCTTCTCGCAGAGCAATTCTCCCAGCTGTTTTGATATGATGCGTCTAGTTGGCGGCATTCGTAATCACCTTTTAAATAGCCTCGCTAAATCTTCCGGATCGGTACTTCTCGCGACTGCCTGTTCGTAAGTTATGAACTTCTTCTGATAAAGTTCATACAGCGCCTGGTTCATCGTCTTCATGCCTTCTTTTTGAGAAGTCTGTATTGCTGAATATATCTGGTGCACCTTCGACTCCCTTATCAAGCTCCTGACGGCGGGATTTACCATTAAAACCTCGGCCGCGAGCACGCGCCCCTTACCTCCCTGTTTCGGTATAAGCTGCTGCGATATGACGCCAAGCAGCACAAATGACAGCTGTGTCCTTATCTGCTGCTGCTGGTGCGCCGGAAAGACATCCACAATCCTGTTTATAGTCTGGACGCAATCTGAAGTATGAAGCGTAGCGAATACAAGATGTCCGGTCTCCGCGATTATTAACGCTGATTCTATCGTCTCCAGATCGCGCATTTCCCCTATAAGTATAACGTCGGGATCCTGCCTTAAGACATGTTTTAACGCCGCGGGAAACGTATGCGTATCGCTGTAAACTTCTCTCTGATCCACCAGGGCCTTCTTATTCTGGTGGACAAATTCTATCGGGTCTTCTATCGTTACTATGTGGCACGGCCTGTCATTATTTATCCAGTCTATCATAGAAGCTAAAGATGTTGACTTGCCGCTTCCGGTGGCTCCGGTAAAAAGCACCAACCCTTTCGGTCTTTTGCAAAAATTAACCGCTATATTCTCCGGCAAACCGCATTCCTCAAAAGACCAGATCTTATAGGGTATCAGCCTTATCGAGGCGCCGACAGTGCCTCTTTGTTTAAAAATATTTACCCTGAACCGGCTTATTTCGGCCAACTCAAAGGATATGTCCAGCTCAAAATCCCTCTCAAATTTCTCTATCTGCTGTTTAGTCAACATGCTGTATATAAGGCTCTTTACCTCTTCGGGCGATAGAATATGATCGTCCACAGCTACCAGTTTCTCATCTATTCTTATCTGGGCCGGCCACTTTACGGTAATATGCAGGTCCGACGCGCCTTTTTCCACCATCAGCTTCAGCAGGGAATTCATATCCTTGGGCATACAATCATCTCCTTATCTCTTATTTAGGCAACAACCCTGTTCTTGCCTAAAGACTTGGCATTCTGCAGGGCTTCCATAGCTTTCTTAAACAGTTCTTCCTGAGTTGAACCATCTATGGGGTTTTCGCTTACTCCGCCTGAAACCGTTATCGTAAATTTCCCGTCACGCGAAAAGTTGGTAGCCTCTATTTTCTTTCTTAAGTCTTCCGCTATTTCGGCGGCCTGGCGCTTGTTCTTTTCGGGCAGCAGCATCGCGAATTCATCCCCGCCTATCCTTGCCGCTTTTCCGACAGGCGTTGTATTATCTTTTATCACCTTCGCGACTTTCTTGATAATATCCTCCGCGACCAGCTCTCCTTTGACGTCACGCAGAGTTTTAAAATTATCTATGTTGAACACGAGGAAGGAACATGGCCTCTGATAAAATATGGAACGCCGGATCTCTTCGTCGAGCCTGGACAAAACATAATTCTTATTATAAAGATCCGTAAGGTCATCTTTTATCGAAAATTCCTCCGTCTTCTTTATCCAGATATCATTCTCTATGGCTATAGTAACCTGCTTTGAGAATATCTTAATAAGATCTATATCGTCGGTCTTGTAACGGTAATCATCAAGCCTATTGCCCACAATAAAAAGGCCGTAATCTTTATTCCCGGAATATATCGGCACAACTACCATATTTTTTACATTGTGCGATTGCCTGAATTCTTCTATATCGTTATTCATTTTGGTGGATTTATCCACTATTAGAAATGTCCTATTCTGGACTATCTTGCCCAGCAGCCCCTCTCCTTTTCTTACGATTATATCAAGCAAGGCTTCTTCGCGTACGCTGGAGTGCGCTTTAGGTAAAAACTCGCTGCTCTCCTCTTTGGGCATCATATAAAATACGCAGAAGCCGCCGTCGAAGAGCATCGATACCTTCTGAGCCGAAAGTTCCAGTATAGCGTCCAACTCCGTGGATCCGGACGCGACGAGGTCGCCTATCTGAAGCAGGCTGGACAGCGCCAGCACTTTTTTATGTATTTCAATA from Candidatus Omnitrophota bacterium includes these protein-coding regions:
- a CDS encoding diguanylate cyclase; the encoded protein is MMGLFKKMSLAPKGLRYKLIMAFSLMSIIPILACAYIIFSYSFPTATELISIAAVIAISIVIAMLGLILARGLVDPVIDMAIEAKMIANGEFGREISVSSPDEIGILGESINSMTQKIRLNLDELKSFGQRTKELNIEIHKKVLALSSLLQIGDLVASGSTELDAILELSAQKVSMLFDGGFCVFYMMPKEESSEFLPKAHSSVREEALLDIIVRKGEGLLGKIVQNRTFLIVDKSTKMNNDIEEFRQSHNVKNMVVVPIYSGNKDYGLFIVGNRLDDYRYKTDDIDLIKIFSKQVTIAIENDIWIKKTEEFSIKDDLTDLYNKNYVLSRLDEEIRRSIFYQRPCSFLVFNIDNFKTLRDVKGELVAEDIIKKVAKVIKDNTTPVGKAARIGGDEFAMLLPEKNKRQAAEIAEDLRKKIEATNFSRDGKFTITVSGGVSENPIDGSTQEELFKKAMEALQNAKSLGKNRVVA
- a CDS encoding type IV pilus twitching motility protein PilT — translated: MPKDMNSLLKLMVEKGASDLHITVKWPAQIRIDEKLVAVDDHILSPEEVKSLIYSMLTKQQIEKFERDFELDISFELAEISRFRVNIFKQRGTVGASIRLIPYKIWSFEECGLPENIAVNFCKRPKGLVLFTGATGSGKSTSLASMIDWINNDRPCHIVTIEDPIEFVHQNKKALVDQREVYSDTHTFPAALKHVLRQDPDVILIGEMRDLETIESALIIAETGHLVFATLHTSDCVQTINRIVDVFPAHQQQQIRTQLSFVLLGVISQQLIPKQGGKGRVLAAEVLMVNPAVRSLIRESKVHQIYSAIQTSQKEGMKTMNQALYELYQKKFITYEQAVARSTDPEDLARLFKR
- a CDS encoding ATPase, T2SS/T4P/T4SS family, coding for MILSLKEKILKIFFEKKLIKEADLEKALKIQREKGGSLSDILVDLGHISKSELMVALSHELGIPPINLSRYKIDPNVIKLIPKKIAKRYQIIPISKMGNTLVVAMVDPLNIFAIDDIKAITGYNISPIITADGDIKDAIGQYYEESAYTAIEKIVGDMKDAADISMIEERSAQEAQDSTDLFRITQDAPVVKITNLILAEGVNARASDILIEPLEQEVRVRYRVDGVLQEAKRPPKALHNAIISRIKVMSNLDIAERRLPQDGRFKVRLHNREVDFRISVIPSSKGEKAALRVLDKSQAMLDLEKLGFDKKSMEEIRQGAMKPHGMILVCGPTGCGKTTTLYSVLEYINSPEDNVITVEDPVEYVIGGINQVTARPDIGLTFAGALRSILRQDPDIIMIGEIRDFETVDIAIKAALTGHLVLSTLHTTTAAGSVTRLLNMGVEPFLITSSVILVAAQRLVRKICNNCKEPYELDADIAGKYNINKDGKKVTLYHGKGCDICRKTGYRGRVGLIEVLTLTPKIKTLILERAQEYKIMEQARAEGMITLRENGIALALDGVTTLDEIVRVTVGDQDLEVD